Proteins co-encoded in one Medicago truncatula cultivar Jemalong A17 chromosome 8, MtrunA17r5.0-ANR, whole genome shotgun sequence genomic window:
- the LOC112417433 gene encoding uncharacterized protein, with protein sequence MLVDRGGLWYRVLVARYGEEAGRLEVGDRSVSTLWRELAKIRDGVGNAGGSWFADRVASRVGSGTDTLFWQDRWLGDVPLCRRFGRLFDLSIYKSGTVAEMFSLGWEERGAAWGCRRRLWDWEEKMIGKCRRLLHNFVVQTDVSDRWQWLPGTSSGYTVRGAYHILAHQVQQIDDDIGELVWHKHVPVKVSILAW encoded by the coding sequence ATGTTGGTGGATAGAGGAGGGTTATGGTATAGAGTTTTGGTGGCGAGATATGGTGAGGAGGCTGGGCGGTTGGAGGTTGGGGACCGGAGTGTTTCCACTTTGTGGAGAGAGTTAGCGAAGATTAGGGATGGTGTAGGAAATGCAGGAGGGAGTTGGTTTGCAGATAGGGTGGCGAGTAGGGTAGGGTCAGGGACTGATACTCTATTTTGGCAGGATAGGTGGCTAGGTGATGTTCCATTGTGTAGGCGTTTTGGTCGCCTGTTTGATTTATCAATCTATAAGTCGGGCACAGTGGCCGAGATGTTCTCTCTTGGGTGGGAGGAAAGGGGTGCTGCGTGGGGTTGTCGAAGACGGTTGTGGGATTGGGAGGAGAAGATGATAGGCAAGTGTCGCCGTTTACTTCATAATTTTGTTGTGCAGACTGATGTTTCTGACAGGTGGCAGTGGCTTCCTGGCACTTCGAGTGGGTATACTGTGCGCGGGGCATATCATATTCTAGCACACCAGGTGCAACAGATAGATGATGACATTGGAGAGCTTGTATGGCATAAACATGTACCTGTGAAGGTCTCTATCCTAGCGTGGTGA
- the LOC11408308 gene encoding uncharacterized protein: MACKVQKRVSLRRRLHILRVLTNSNNNANRNSINKSTFLQIHKLKLALETLKREYENLIATRRDYISLLNNVNDNKDVKIEKIREGTFMVKVTCEKGGDKLVPILEAFEEMCVNVEEARVSCENGFSMEAIIVAEDENLDVIDVNEALLKAIGKQSGEKGSEELNNSSNL; encoded by the exons ATGGCTTGTAAGGTGCAGAAAAGGGTCTCACTGCGCAGAAGACTTCACATTCTGCGAGTCCTTACCAACTCCAACAATAAT GCCAACAGAAATTCCATTAACAAGAGTACTTTCCTACAAATACACAAGCTAAAGCTTGCACTAGAAACTCTCAAAAGAGAGTATGAAAACCTGATAGCCACAAGAAGAGACTACATTAGCTTGTTGAATAATGTCAATGATAACAAG GATgttaaaatagagaaaataaggGAAGGAACTTTTATGGTAAAGGTCACATGTGAGAAAGGAGGTGACAAGTTGGTTCCAATTTTAGAAGCTTTTGAAGAGATGTGTGTGAATGTTGAGGAAGCAAGAGTTTCATGTGAAAATGGATTTTCTATGGAAGCTATTATTGTGGCTGAGGATGAAAATCTTGATGTTATAGATGTTAATGAAGCGCTTCTAAAAGCTATTGGAAAGCAGAGTGGTGAAAAGGGTTCAGAAGAGCTTAACAACAGCAGTAATTTGTGA